Below is a genomic region from Parageobacillus toebii NBRC 107807.
TAAAACATTCGGAATTTGAATCCAACTGTAATCAGAATAAAATCCAGTTGCCCAAATGACATTTTGAACTTGAATTTGACTGTTGTCTGCAAAAGAAATGACATCTCCTGAAATACTTTCTGTTCTCGGTTTAATTTTAATTTTGCCTTCTTGTATTAAATGTTTCAGTTCTTTACCGAAAATAGGATCACTTTGCTTACTGATAAACTGACCTAACGGACTGTTGATATGGACATTTAATAAACCCAATTTTTTAAACCACCAGAAAATACTTTTACCCATTATTTCAAGTGGAAAGAATTTCATTTTATGACCTACAGATAAATAAACTTCTCTGTCTTTGGACAATTCAACAGCAATTTGCGCCCCTGAATTTCCCGCACCGACTACCAAAACAGAGCCTTCTTGTAATTGAGATGGATTCAAATAACGGGATGTATGCACTTGATACACTTTATCGGATAAACTATCTGCAAATGGTGGAATGTAAGGCTTCTGGAAAGGACCCGTTGCCACAACCACTTTCTCTGCTACATAATTACCATTGTTGGTTGTAACCTTAAAAGTCCCATTTTCTTTGTAAAGGGAAATGACTTCTGTGTTCAGATGAACAGGCAACTCATATTTCTGAGCATAATCCTCTAAATAATCGGCAATTTCGTCCTTGGTTGGATATCCGTTCTGGTCGCCCATTAAAGCCATTCCTGGCAAGGAACTAAACCAACGAGGAGTAAAAAGAACTAAGGAATCATAACGATTTCTCCAAACATCTCCGATTCGATCTTCCTTGCCAACAATGGCAAACAATATATTCTTTTGTTTCAAATAATATCCCATCGCTAACCCTGCTTGGCCCGCACCAATAACAAGAACATCGACATTGTGTTGCATGTCAATCAGCTCCGAAAGGGGTTAGACTTTCATTTCCCCGTGATGGATTTTAGAAGTTTCAATTTGACATCACTAAGCATATGGCCAGAATCAGATAGTAAAGCTAGACTATGGGTAATTAACCCCCCAAAGAACTCCAATAACATAATTCCAGCGGTAATGAGAAGTGCAATTGTAAGCCCTTTTTTATTACCTTCTCTGCCTAGATCGTGGTGATGATGTCCATGACCGTGGTGGTCGTGAGAATGGTGGTGATGATGCATTATAAAAC
It encodes:
- a CDS encoding flavin-containing monooxygenase, which produces MQHNVDVLVIGAGQAGLAMGYYLKQKNILFAIVGKEDRIGDVWRNRYDSLVLFTPRWFSSLPGMALMGDQNGYPTKDEIADYLEDYAQKYELPVHLNTEVISLYKENGTFKVTTNNGNYVAEKVVVATGPFQKPYIPPFADSLSDKVYQVHTSRYLNPSQLQEGSVLVVGAGNSGAQIAVELSKDREVYLSVGHKMKFFPLEIMGKSIFWWFKKLGLLNVHINSPLGQFISKQSDPIFGKELKHLIQEGKIKIKPRTESISGDVISFADNSQIQVQNVIWATGFYSDYSWIQIPNVLDHRGRPLHQRGVTSVKGLYFLGLPWQYRRGSALIGGVGDDAEYLINDILKIK